A region from the Cherax quadricarinatus isolate ZL_2023a chromosome 55, ASM3850222v1, whole genome shotgun sequence genome encodes:
- the LOC128699022 gene encoding uncharacterized protein: MKALVAAAFLFCLLLVGQESVAGQRNKSKSQEERVSVKAKSITGNFDGESKIFDGDSKISIINRSVDGRTRFYNKKNGSVKQVKNNRKRNVRSGKKRDKQHGYRISTRRGSKRRTASNKRSRVKYLDGRSRVKNLDGHGRIKKGNKRIQKTSKTHGILKKKGMRRRDSQVQKEEKVNGVKKKSTTRKKGISAVGRKQKSAAGGKHKSVAGKKHTSAARRKHKSAVGKKHKSVAERKRKSVARRKHKSAARKEHKSVVGRKHKSAARRKQKSAVGRKHKSVAGRKHKSVAGRKHKSVSGRKHKSAARKKHKSAARKKYKSVVGRKHKSAARKKHKSVAGRKHKSVSGRKHKSAARKKHKSVVGRKHKSVEGKKQKSNKWKKKNSLKKKTEKLSTKKKESDKGKRQVGKLKKMGKHKKQRHGKKADKKELKKKKKKKKNHITQKSESQQSIKSKNREIHRTSKKNMKDTKKAKEIKHKKNKKKYQKQKNNKNKNKNKRKLNKANKEKKRPHDRGESHHRPPHGSGESHHRPPYGSGESHHRPPYGSGESHHRPPYGSGESHHRPPYGSGESHHRPPHGSEEKESCKTPKRCTKSGGRCTSERKCKTKIVSGKCKGKSCHCCLSVCAAKPKKKCTKHKGVCKTKCDVKERQIPKGCMKKTCVCCAKACKPTMQCTAGGGYCVDKNKYCKGWVDKDDCKGAKCFCCYPEKTTLRRTTTTTTTTTTTTTTTSTTTTSTTTTSTTTTSTTTTSTTTTNATTTTTTMTTTTTTNTTTTTNTTTTSTTTTTTTPTTTTPTTTTTTTTTTTTTTTTTSTSSTTTSSSTTTSITTTTSITTTTTSTTNTTSTTTTSPITTTTTTTTSTTTTSTTTTTSSTTTTVTPSCTTTTSTTTTTSTTTTTTTSTTTTTSTTTTTTTSTTTTTTSTTTTTTTTTSTTTTTTSTTTSTTSTTTTTTSTTTTTTSTTTTATTTTTTTTTTTTTTSTTTTTTSTTTTTTTPTTTTTTTTTTTTTTTTTTTTTTTTTTTTTTSTTTTTTSTTTTTTTTTTTTTTTTTTTSTTTTTTSTTTTTTTPTTTTTTTTTTTTTTTTTSTTTTTTTTTTTTTTTTPTTTTSTTTTTTTT, encoded by the exons ATGAAAGCTCTCGTTGCAGCCGCTTTCCTCTTTTGTCTCCTGCTGGTTGGCCAG GAAAGTGTCGCTGGACAAAGGAATAAATCAAAGAGCCAAGAGGAAAGAGTCAGTGTAAAAGCCAAGAGCATCACTGGCAATTTTGACGGTGAATCCAAAATTTTTGACGGTGACTCCAAAATTTCTATCATAAACCGGAGCGTTGATGGTAGAACAAGATTCTATAACAAAAAGAATGGCAGTGTTAAACAAGTGAAAAACAACAGGAAGAGAAATGTCAGAAGTGGGAAGAAACGCGATAAACAACATGGTTACAGAATCAGTACAAGAAGAGGGTCCAAGCGACGTACAGCCAGCAACAAACGTAGCCGTGTTAAGTACCTGGATGGGCGTAGCCGTGTCAAGAACTTGGATGGTCATGGGCGTATCAAGAAAGGAAACAAAAGAATTCAGAAGACTAGCAAAACACATGGAATTCTCAAGAAAAAAGGAATGAGGCGTCGTGATAGCCAAGTCCAGAAGGAAGAGAAAGTGAACGGAGTCAAGAAGAAGTCCACTACAAGAAAGAAAGGAATATCTGCTGTAGGAAGGAAACAGAAGTCGGCTGCAGGAGGAAAACACAAGTCGGTTGCAGGGAAAAAACACACATCGGCTGCAAGAAGAAAGCATAAGTCGGCTGTAGGAAAGAAACACAAGTCGGTTGCAGAGAGGAAACGCAAGTCGGTTGCACGGAGGAAACACAAGTCGGCTGCAAGAAAGGAACACAAGTCGGTTGTAGGGAGAAAACACAAGTCGGCTGCAAGAAGGAAGCAAAAGTCGGCTGTAGGGAGGAAACACAAGTCGGTTGCAGGAAGGAAACACAAGTCGGTTGCAGGAAGGAAACACAAGTCGGTTTCAGGGAGGAAACACAAGTCGGCTGCAAGAAAGAAACACAAGTCGGCTGCAAGAAAGAAATACAAGTCGGTTGTAGGGAGAAAACACAAGTCGGCTGCAAGAAAGAAACACAAGTCGGTTGCAGGAAGGAAACACAAGTCGGTTTCAGGGAGGAAACACAAGTCGGCTGCAAGAAAGAAACACAAGTCGGTTGTAGGGAGAAAACACAAGTCAGTAGAGGGGAAAAAACAAAAGTCGAATAAATGGAAGAAAAAGAATTCACTTAAAAAGAAGACAGAAAAATTATCTACCAAGAAGAAGGAATCAGATAAAGGGAAGAGGCAGGTGGGAAAATTAAAGAAGATGGGCAAACATAAGAAACAAAGACACGGGAAAAAGGCTGACAAAAAAGaattaaagaagaagaagaagaagaagaagaaccatATTACACAGAAGAGTGAAAGTCAACAATCCATAAAATCGAAAAACAGAGAAATCCACCgaacaagcaaaaaaaatatGAAGGACACAAAAAAAGCTAAGGAAAtcaaacataaaaaaaataagaaaaaataccAAAAACAaaagaacaataaaaataaaaacaaaaataagaGAAAGTTAAATAAAGCAAATAAGGAAAAGAAGAGGCCGCATGATAGGGGGGAGAGTCATCATCGTCCTCCACACGGTAGCGGGGAGAGCCATCATCGTCCTCCATACGGTAGCGGGGAGAGCCATCATCGTCCTCCATACGGTAGCGGGGAGAGTCATCATCGTCCTCCATACGGTAGCGGGGAGAGTCATCATCGTCCTCCATACGGTAGCGGGGAGAGTCATCATCGTCCTCCACACGGTAGCGAGGAGAAAGAAAGCTGCAAAACACCCAAAAGATGTACGAAAAGTGGCGGGAGGTGCACTTCTGAGAGAAAGTGCAAGACCAAGATTGTGTCTGGCAAGTGCAAGGGAAAGTCTTGTCACTGTTGTCTCTCTG TTTGCGCAGCTAAACCAAAAAAGAAGTGCACTAAACACAAGGGTGTGTGTAAGACAAAGTGCGACGTGAAGGAGCGACAGATCCCCAAGGGTTGCATGAAGAAAACTTGTGTCTGCTGTGCCAAGGCTTGCAAGCCCACGATGCAgtgtactgctggtggtggttattgtgtagATAAGAACAAGTATTGTAAGGGATGGGTCGACAAGGATGACTGCAAGGGAGCCAAGTGCTTCTGTTGTTATCCAG AGAAAACGACTTTAAGGAGGACTACCACAACGACGACTACCACAACGACGACTACCACAACAACGAGTACCACAACAACGAGTACCACAACAACGAGTACCACAACAACGAGTACCACAACAACGAGTACCACAACGACGAATGCCACAACGACGACTACCACAATGACGACTACCACAACTACGAATACCACAACTACTACGAATACGACAACGACAAGTACCACAACTacgactaccacacctacaactaccacacctacaactaccacaactacaacaacaactacgactactacaacaactactacaagcACTAGTTCCACAACGACAAGTAGCTCAACCACAACAAGTATCACAACCACAACAagtatcacaacaacaactacttcaACTACAAATACTACGTCAACGACAACAACTTCACCtataaccactactacaacaaccactacatcaacaaccactacatcaacaaccacaacaacttcttcaacaaccacaacagttacTCCAAGCTGCACAACAACTacttcaacaaccacaacaactagtACAACGACCACAACAACTacttcaacaaccacaacaactagtACAACGACCACAACAACTActtcaacaaccacaactactacgTCCACAACTACAACGACCACAACAACTACTTCAACGACCACAACAACTACTTCAACGACCACATCAACTACTTCAACGACCACAACAACTACTTCAACGACCACAACAACTACTTCAACGACCACAACAGCTACTACAAcgaccacaacaactacaacaaccacaacaactacttcaacgaccacaacaactacttcaacgaccacaacaactactacaccgaccacaacaactactacaacgaccacaactacaacaaccacaacaactactacgacgaccacaacaactacaacaaccacaacaactacttcaacgaccacaacaactacttcaacgactacaacaactactacaacgaccacaacaactacaacaaccacaacaactacttcaacgaccacaacaactacttcaacgaccacaacaactactacaccgaccacaacaactactacaacgaccacaactacaacaaccacaacaactacttcaacaaccacaacaactactacaacgaccacaacaaccacaacaactactccaacgactacaacaagtactacaacgaCCACAACAACTACTTAA